Proteins encoded in a region of the Triticum dicoccoides isolate Atlit2015 ecotype Zavitan chromosome 3A, WEW_v2.0, whole genome shotgun sequence genome:
- the LOC119267900 gene encoding zinc finger CCCH domain-containing protein 5-like, whose translation MMESYAASPKDGGAEGGRADAATGLEESMWRLGLAGGEEAAGEGLPERPGEANCVYYLRTGACGYGETCRYNHPRDRAAAFDGGTRTARTVEYPERPGQPPCEYYMKNGTCKFGSNCKYNHPREGGSVQPVVLNSCGYPLRLGEKECSYYIKTGHCKFGSTCKFHHPEGPEHGVVSETPNMYPPVQQLPVSSPLPYPPLASWQLGRPSVLPGSFFPGSYPPMMHPSAVMPMQGWNPYMPPINQVASAGGQQTVQAGPLYGLSHQGPPSAVAYGSNYASLSSSTWPSSDKQEVVFPERPGQPECHHYMKTGTCKFGSTCKYNHPQYLSTPRSNYMLSPLGLPIRPGAQPCLYYSQHGFCKFGPGCKFDHPLGALSYSPSASSLGDVPIAPYPLSLPVAPMAPSPLSSGLRPDYILAKDSSANQPASPGTTFGNAGQLSKIYAPHMLLRPPTSATGATVTIHGGEF comes from the exons ATGATGGAGTCGTACGCCGCGTCCCCCAAGGACGGCGGCGCCGAGGGCGGCCGCGCCGACGCTGCCACTGGCCTGGAAG AGTCGATGTGGAGGCTGGGGCTGGCCggcggagaggaggccgccggggaGGGGCTGCCGGAGCGCCCGGGCGAGGCCAACTGCGTCTACTACCTCCGCACGGGGGCCTGCGGCTACGGGGAGACCTGCCGCTACAACCACCCTCGCGATCGCGCCGCCGCG TTTGATGGAGGGACAAGGACCGCACGCACAGTGGAGTACCCAGAACGCCCAGGTCAGCCACCGTGTGAG taCTACATGAAGAATGGGACTTGTAAGTTTGGCTCTAATTGCAAGTATAATCATCCCAGAGAAGGCGGTTCTGTACAACCAGTTGTCTTAAATTCCTGTGGTTACCCTCTGCGTCTG GGTGAGAAAGAGTGTTCCTACTATATCAAAACTGGCCATTGCAAATTTGGATCAACATGTAAATTTCATCACCCAGAAGGGCCAGAACATGGTGTTGTTTCAGAGACACCAAACATGTATCCACCAGTGCAACAACTGCCTGTCTCTTCCCCTCTTCCATACCCACCTCTAGCCAGTTGGCAATTGGGGAGACCTTCtgttctgccaggatcatttttccCGGGCTCTTATCCTCCAATGATGCACCCATCTGCAGTCATGCCAATGCAGGGATGGAACCCTTACATG CCACCTATCAACCAAGTCGCGTCAGCTGGGGGACAGCAAACTGTTCAGGCAGGACCATTGTATGGCTTATCACACCAAGGGCCTCCATCTGCAGTTGCTTATGGCAGTAATTATGCATCGTTGTCTTCTTCAACATGGCCTTCAAGTGACAAACAAGAAGTTGTCTTTCCAGAGCGGCCTGGGCAGCCTGAATGCCACCACTACATGAAGACAGGGACCTGTAAATTTGGATCCACATGTAAATACAATCATCCTCAATACCTGAGTACACCTAGGTCCAACTATATGCTGAGCCCTCTAGGTCTTCCAATTCGGCCG GGTGCCCAGCCATGTCTGTACTATTCACAGCATGGGTTTTGCAAATTTGGTCCCGGATGCAAATTTGATCACCCACTGGGTGCTCTAAGCTACAGCCCTTCAGCATCATCGCTTGGTGACGTGCCTATTGCTCCATATCCTCTCAGTCTCCCTGTTGCTCCTATGGCCCCATCTCCATTATCTTCTGGTCTGCGGCCAGATTACATTCTGGCCAAGGACTCTTCAGCAAATCAGCCAGCGTCACCTGGAACTACATTTGGAAATGCTGGGCAGTTGTCAAAAATTTATGCTCCACACATGCTTCTCCGTCCTCCAACTTCTGCAACCGGTGCCACTGTCACCATCCATGGTGGAGAGTTCTGA